A genomic segment from Fodinicola acaciae encodes:
- a CDS encoding helix-turn-helix domain-containing protein, which yields MSLDEWFDRIDLTSYAGGPLIHPPDPATEIVWRLAVDRPTAAFVRGPRTHASYFAGKEIPACLRLRFRRGAAAALFGVRADRLTNRTLPISVATDDPDVFLEHLERRLPSAPDVGLVELATDRLSAGQSVAATAAAVGVSERHLRDLFAETIGVSPKRYAGLSRLRAVLAADGSWSTRASEAGYYDQSHMAAHFRELMRVTPGAYAAGKLPTTAC from the coding sequence CCTGGACGAGTGGTTCGACCGGATCGATCTGACGTCGTACGCCGGCGGGCCGTTGATCCATCCACCCGATCCGGCGACCGAGATCGTGTGGCGGCTGGCGGTCGATCGGCCGACGGCCGCCTTCGTCCGTGGGCCGCGCACGCACGCGTCGTACTTCGCCGGCAAGGAAATCCCGGCCTGCCTTCGGCTCCGGTTCCGGCGTGGTGCCGCCGCGGCGCTCTTCGGCGTACGCGCCGATCGCCTCACCAATCGCACCCTGCCGATCAGCGTGGCGACCGACGATCCGGACGTCTTCCTCGAGCACCTCGAGCGGCGCCTGCCGAGCGCGCCGGATGTGGGTCTGGTGGAGCTCGCCACCGATCGGCTCTCCGCCGGCCAGTCGGTGGCCGCCACGGCGGCGGCCGTCGGAGTGAGCGAGCGACACCTCCGCGATCTCTTCGCGGAGACGATCGGCGTCTCGCCGAAGCGATACGCCGGACTCAGCCGGCTCCGTGCCGTGCTCGCCGCTGATGGCTCATGGTCCACGCGCGCGAGCGAGGCCGGCTATTACGACCAGTCGCACATGGCTGCGCACTTTCGTGAGCTGATGCGCGTGACTCCTGGCGCGTACGCGGCCGGAAAGCTGCCGACAACCGCGTGCTGA
- a CDS encoding PASTA domain-containing protein: MDELPVVVPDFRGQQALEAWLAGHDVGVLLEGPNPDSPTPVLNGRVVDQVPAAGSRLSRWGRVTVWVSDADGGVREPRRPYPDAASGAAESEAS, translated from the coding sequence ATGGATGAGCTTCCAGTGGTAGTGCCGGATTTTCGTGGTCAGCAAGCACTCGAGGCGTGGCTGGCCGGACACGACGTCGGCGTCCTGCTCGAGGGCCCCAATCCCGACAGCCCCACTCCCGTGTTGAACGGTCGCGTGGTCGACCAGGTCCCTGCGGCCGGCAGCCGGCTGAGCCGCTGGGGACGCGTCACGGTGTGGGTCAGCGACGCCGATGGCGGTGTACGAGAGCCGCGCCGACCCTATCCGGATGCCGCTTCAGGCGCCGCGGAGTCCGAAGCCTCGTAA
- a CDS encoding ParB/RepB/Spo0J family partition protein, whose translation MKSKRGGLGRGLGALIPTSAPEDQQPSTPAARIVEEAASPAIEDLEPVPGATLREVAVSSIHPNPKQPRTAFDEEALEELKASILEVGVLQPVVVRETAPDRYELIMGERRWRASTAAGLEKIPAIVRELGDDLMLRDALLENIHRSDLNPLEEAAAYQQLLAEFGVTHEELGQRLGRSRPQISNTIRLLSLPATVQRRVAARVLSAGHARALLALDDHEKQDELAHRIVAEGLSVRATEELVALAQAEGPTQKRTPVQRRKQPQSPALNELADRLSDQFDTRVKIDLGRRKGKITIEFASVDDLERIAGVMGIDGRGSD comes from the coding sequence GTGAAGTCGAAACGAGGTGGCCTCGGCCGCGGTCTCGGTGCGCTGATTCCCACCAGCGCACCGGAGGATCAGCAGCCGTCGACGCCGGCGGCGCGGATCGTCGAGGAAGCGGCCAGCCCCGCCATCGAGGACCTCGAGCCGGTGCCAGGCGCCACGCTGCGCGAGGTCGCGGTCAGCTCGATCCACCCCAACCCGAAGCAGCCACGGACTGCCTTCGACGAGGAGGCGCTCGAGGAGCTGAAGGCGTCCATCCTCGAGGTCGGCGTGCTGCAGCCGGTGGTCGTACGTGAGACCGCGCCGGACCGCTATGAGCTGATCATGGGTGAGCGGCGGTGGCGCGCGTCGACCGCCGCAGGCCTGGAGAAGATCCCGGCGATCGTACGCGAGCTTGGCGACGACCTGATGCTTCGCGACGCCCTGCTGGAAAACATTCACCGCAGCGATCTCAACCCGCTGGAAGAGGCGGCGGCGTACCAGCAGCTGCTCGCCGAGTTTGGCGTGACGCACGAGGAGCTCGGCCAGCGCCTCGGCCGCAGCCGTCCGCAGATCTCCAACACCATTCGGTTGCTGAGCCTGCCGGCGACCGTCCAGCGCCGCGTCGCTGCCCGTGTGCTCTCGGCCGGTCACGCCCGCGCGCTCCTCGCCCTCGACGACCACGAGAAGCAGGACGAACTGGCGCACCGGATCGTCGCCGAAGGCCTGTCGGTACGCGCGACGGAGGAGCTGGTCGCACTCGCGCAGGCCGAAGGACCGACCCAGAAGCGCACGCCGGTGCAGCGGCGGAAGCAGCCGCAGTCCCCCGCGCTGAACGAGCTCGCCGACCGGCTCTCCGACCAGTTCGACACCCGCGTGAAGATCGACCTCGGCCGCCGCAAAGGCAAGATCACCATCGAGTTCGCGTCGGTGGACGACCTCGAGCGGATCGCCGGGGTGATGGGGATCGACGGACGCGGCTCCGACTGA
- a CDS encoding AAA family ATPase: MTTSGPSDGRHAPSGSDDESQRRIRQALEATVSRETSTSGDDVSRETREDDLPIAKEAKRAVDVLHPTSLPRPPRRRTICVANQKGGVGKTTTAVNLGMALAMSGLEVLVIDLDPQGNASTGLDVDHRAGTPSVYDALINESTLKEVAQTVEGMPNLKCVPATIDLAGAEIELVSLVARESRLQKAIEAYPEEVDYVLVDCPPSLGLLTVNAMVAAEEVLIPIQCEYYALEGLGQLLNNIDLIKAHLNPKIRVSTILLTMYDARTKLADQVANEVREYFKDTVLTSVIPRSVKVSEAPGYGQSVLTYDPGSRGATSYLAAAKELAERGIR, encoded by the coding sequence ATGACGACGAGCGGACCCTCTGACGGCAGACATGCGCCGAGCGGCAGTGACGACGAGAGTCAGCGGCGGATCAGGCAGGCCCTGGAGGCCACTGTTTCACGTGAAACATCGACGTCTGGCGACGATGTTTCACGTGAAACACGCGAGGACGACCTGCCGATCGCCAAGGAGGCCAAGCGTGCGGTGGACGTGCTGCACCCAACGTCTCTCCCTCGACCGCCGCGCCGCCGTACGATCTGCGTCGCCAACCAGAAGGGTGGCGTCGGCAAGACGACCACCGCGGTCAACCTCGGAATGGCACTGGCGATGAGCGGCCTCGAGGTCCTCGTCATCGACCTGGATCCGCAGGGAAACGCCTCCACCGGTCTCGACGTGGACCACCGTGCCGGCACGCCGAGCGTGTATGACGCGCTGATCAACGAGTCGACCCTCAAAGAGGTCGCGCAGACCGTCGAGGGGATGCCCAACCTCAAGTGCGTGCCGGCGACCATAGACCTCGCCGGCGCCGAGATCGAGTTGGTTTCACTGGTGGCTCGCGAGTCGCGGCTACAGAAGGCGATCGAGGCGTATCCGGAGGAGGTCGACTACGTATTGGTCGACTGTCCCCCGTCGCTCGGCCTGCTGACCGTCAACGCGATGGTCGCCGCCGAGGAGGTGCTGATCCCGATCCAGTGCGAGTACTACGCGTTGGAAGGGCTCGGCCAACTGCTCAACAACATCGACCTGATCAAGGCGCATCTCAACCCGAAGATCCGCGTGTCGACGATCCTGCTCACCATGTACGACGCGCGGACCAAGCTGGCCGATCAGGTCGCCAACGAGGTGCGCGAGTATTTCAAGGACACCGTCCTCACCTCGGTCATCCCCCGCAGCGTCAAGGTTTCCGAGGCACCGGGTTACGGCCAGTCGGTGTTGACGTACGACCCGGGCTCGCGCGGCGCCACTAGTTATCTGGCCGCCGCGAAGGAGCTCGCCGAGCGGGGGATCCGGTGA
- the rsmG gene encoding 16S rRNA (guanine(527)-N(7))-methyltransferase RsmG, whose amino-acid sequence MGHAPPDEFAAAAHTVFGGRLPLAQELVGWLVGPGIERGLIGPREAERIWPRHVLNCAVVAELLAADSTVIDVGSGAGLPGLVLAVARADLRVTLLEPLERRVTFLIEAVDGLGLDNVRVVRGRAEEQAGKLSADVVTARAVAPLDKLARWCLPLVRPGGELLAMKGSSAEVELETHRAAIQKRGGGETRTVRCGAGVVDEPATVVVVRKNQGAPSGRGNRMTNKGRR is encoded by the coding sequence ATGGGGCACGCACCCCCGGACGAATTCGCGGCAGCCGCGCACACCGTCTTCGGTGGCCGGCTGCCGCTTGCGCAAGAGCTGGTCGGCTGGCTGGTCGGTCCCGGCATCGAGCGAGGGCTGATCGGTCCGCGCGAAGCGGAGCGCATCTGGCCACGGCACGTACTGAACTGCGCGGTCGTCGCCGAGTTGCTGGCGGCTGACTCGACTGTGATCGACGTTGGCTCGGGAGCTGGGCTGCCGGGCCTGGTGCTCGCGGTGGCGCGAGCCGATCTGAGGGTGACTCTCCTGGAGCCGCTGGAGCGGCGAGTCACTTTTCTCATCGAGGCGGTGGACGGTCTCGGCCTGGACAACGTCCGGGTCGTACGCGGTCGCGCCGAAGAACAGGCCGGAAAGCTCAGCGCGGACGTGGTGACGGCTCGAGCGGTTGCACCGCTCGACAAGCTGGCGCGGTGGTGCCTCCCACTGGTGCGGCCAGGAGGCGAGTTGCTGGCGATGAAGGGCTCCTCGGCGGAGGTCGAGTTGGAGACGCATCGCGCGGCGATCCAAAAACGCGGCGGCGGTGAAACGCGAACTGTGCGGTGCGGTGCGGGCGTGGTGGACGAGCCTGCGACCGTAGTGGTGGTACGCAAGAACCAAGGCGCTCCATCCGGCAGGGGAAACCGGATGACCAACAAGGGGCGCCGTTGA
- a CDS encoding protein jag, giving the protein MTEEASTVETAEAEDGAGQAESKSGLSRSELLVREGDIAADYIEQLLDIVDYDGDLDMDVEGDRAVVAVVGRGLQSLIGPGGATLDALQELTRLAVVQQTGVRSRLMLDVGGYRERRRAQLVEIATKAVERARQSSEDVRLDAMNPFERKVVHDAIADQDGVFSESEGEEPQRRVVVRLQK; this is encoded by the coding sequence GTGACCGAAGAAGCGTCGACGGTGGAGACCGCGGAAGCGGAGGACGGCGCCGGCCAGGCCGAGAGCAAGAGCGGGCTGAGCCGTTCGGAACTGCTGGTCCGCGAGGGTGACATCGCTGCCGACTACATCGAGCAGCTGCTGGACATCGTGGACTACGACGGCGACCTCGACATGGACGTGGAAGGCGACCGCGCGGTGGTGGCGGTGGTCGGCCGTGGCCTACAGTCGTTGATCGGTCCCGGTGGAGCGACACTGGACGCGCTGCAGGAGCTGACCCGGCTCGCGGTCGTGCAGCAGACCGGCGTACGCAGCCGGCTGATGCTGGATGTCGGCGGCTATCGCGAGCGGCGGCGTGCGCAGCTCGTCGAGATCGCGACGAAGGCGGTCGAGCGCGCGCGGCAGTCCTCGGAAGACGTACGGCTGGACGCGATGAACCCGTTCGAGCGCAAGGTCGTGCACGACGCGATCGCGGACCAGGACGGCGTGTTCAGCGAGTCCGAAGGCGAAGAGCCGCAGCGGCGCGTGGTGGTGCGTCTCCAAAAGTGA
- the yidC gene encoding membrane protein insertase YidC, producing MINLNWIYIAISWILLKWHSLWAVVLGPQSGLAWVLAIVFLVITVRVILFPVFMKQIKSQRAMQALQPQVKELQKKYKNDRETLQREMMELYRREKANPLMGCLPLLLQIPVFLGLFHVLRGINPIDSVNWKIWPSQYGWTLDQFQGASHATLFGAPIAAQFNSNADVLTALNANGVVVKVVAGCLIAIMVATTYITQRQMIARTAATADPQQAMIQKLMLYGIPLSLLVSGSLFPIGVVVYWVTQNLFSMGQQFYVLHKHPPAGAAAKDGAKKAEDDKPSVGQQLAPKPGAKPVNPKKGGRPAQPAAAVRKADVSLDKGDDAKPATPAKKGSGPKGKGQPSARRASINQPAAGNRQNGRGSGGKQQGSSGRRDGRPTDSPAKPDASRTK from the coding sequence GTGATCAATCTGAACTGGATCTACATCGCGATCTCGTGGATCCTGCTCAAATGGCACAGCCTGTGGGCGGTCGTGTTGGGCCCGCAGAGCGGACTCGCCTGGGTGCTGGCAATCGTGTTCCTGGTGATCACCGTGCGGGTGATCCTGTTCCCGGTCTTCATGAAGCAGATCAAGTCGCAGCGGGCCATGCAGGCACTGCAGCCGCAGGTGAAGGAGCTGCAGAAGAAATACAAGAACGACCGCGAGACGCTGCAGCGCGAGATGATGGAGCTCTATCGGCGGGAGAAGGCCAACCCGCTGATGGGTTGCCTGCCGCTGCTGCTGCAGATCCCGGTGTTCCTCGGACTTTTCCACGTGTTGCGTGGCATCAACCCGATCGACTCGGTCAACTGGAAGATCTGGCCGAGTCAGTACGGCTGGACGTTGGACCAGTTCCAGGGCGCGTCCCACGCGACCCTTTTCGGCGCACCGATCGCGGCGCAGTTCAACTCCAACGCAGACGTGCTGACGGCGCTCAACGCCAACGGTGTCGTGGTGAAGGTGGTCGCTGGCTGCCTGATCGCGATCATGGTCGCGACGACGTACATCACGCAGCGGCAGATGATCGCGCGTACGGCCGCGACCGCCGATCCGCAGCAGGCGATGATCCAGAAGCTGATGCTCTATGGCATCCCGCTGTCGCTGCTGGTCTCCGGCTCGCTGTTCCCGATCGGTGTGGTCGTCTACTGGGTCACCCAGAACCTGTTCTCCATGGGCCAGCAGTTCTACGTGCTGCACAAGCACCCGCCGGCCGGCGCGGCCGCGAAGGACGGCGCCAAGAAGGCTGAGGACGACAAGCCGTCGGTCGGCCAGCAGCTGGCGCCGAAGCCCGGCGCGAAGCCGGTCAACCCGAAGAAGGGTGGCCGACCGGCGCAGCCGGCCGCGGCCGTACGCAAGGCGGACGTGTCGCTGGACAAGGGCGACGACGCGAAGCCGGCGACGCCGGCCAAGAAAGGCAGCGGACCCAAGGGCAAGGGCCAGCCGTCCGCGCGCCGCGCGTCGATCAACCAGCCGGCCGCCGGCAACCGGCAGAACGGGCGCGGCTCCGGCGGAAAGCAGCAGGGCTCGTCCGGGCGCCGCGATGGCCGGCCGACCGACAGCCCGGCCAAGCCGGACGCCAGCAGGACCAAATAG
- the yidD gene encoding membrane protein insertion efficiency factor YidD, translating to MSTPSHDHGARPGSWPARLLILPVQAYRRWISPGLPPRCRFYPTCSAYAVEALRVHGAWRGLALAAWRLLRCHPFHPGGYDPVPERHSRRITRFSGATR from the coding sequence ATGAGCACGCCGTCGCACGACCACGGTGCCCGTCCCGGCAGTTGGCCGGCGCGGCTGCTGATCCTTCCCGTGCAGGCGTACCGTCGATGGATAAGTCCCGGGTTGCCGCCGCGGTGCCGGTTCTATCCGACCTGCAGCGCGTACGCCGTCGAGGCGTTGCGTGTCCACGGCGCGTGGCGCGGGCTGGCCCTGGCCGCCTGGCGGCTGCTGCGCTGCCATCCGTTCCATCCGGGTGGATATGACCCGGTCCCCGAGCGGCACTCGCGTCGCATAACGAGATTCTCTGGAGCAACCCGGTGA
- the rnpA gene encoding ribonuclease P protein component, which translates to MLPAAARLRSRDEFTRVVRAGRRTGRRTLVAHLTVGTGSGVRRAGFVVSKAVGSSVVRHRVQRQLRHLVRDRLELLPAGSDLVVRALPAAKDTSSAVLGADLDSALRSLLKRTVT; encoded by the coding sequence GTGTTGCCGGCGGCCGCGCGGCTGCGCAGCCGCGACGAGTTCACCCGGGTCGTCCGGGCTGGCCGGCGGACCGGTCGGCGCACCCTGGTCGCACACCTGACGGTAGGAACCGGTTCCGGCGTACGCCGGGCCGGTTTCGTGGTTTCCAAGGCCGTCGGGTCGTCGGTGGTACGCCACCGCGTGCAGCGCCAGCTGCGGCACCTCGTGCGCGACCGGCTCGAGCTGTTGCCTGCCGGTTCCGACCTGGTCGTACGGGCGTTGCCGGCGGCGAAGGACACGTCGTCCGCGGTGCTCGGCGCCGACCTGGACTCGGCCTTGCGCAGTTTGTTGAAACGTACGGTCACATGA
- the rpmH gene encoding 50S ribosomal protein L34, producing the protein MDVSKRTFQPHNRRRARTHGFRLRMSTRAGRAILAARRLKGRKKLSA; encoded by the coding sequence ATCGACGTGAGCAAGCGCACCTTCCAGCCGCACAACCGCCGCCGTGCCCGCACCCACGGCTTCCGGCTGCGGATGAGCACCCGCGCGGGCCGCGCGATCCTCGCGGCGCGCCGGCTCAAGGGTCGCAAGAAGCTGTCGGCCTGA
- the dnaA gene encoding chromosomal replication initiator protein DnaA, with amino-acid sequence MWGETTAGLGGESLGAQQRAWLRLTRPLALVEDTAIVAAPNQFAKEMIEQRLRPLIAKALSERIGRSVGVAVTVLPEDAPVSPAPAAEAVIADGPATDGYTYSEVISTTSRPIAEPPPGPSAPEPPVGRPHLDGTPAAPGLGGPAPVGNRAHVEPARLNPKYIFDSFVIGSSNRFAHAAAIAVAEAPAKAYNPLFIYGGSGLGKTHLLHAIGHYAQRLGHAKSVRYVSTEEFTNEFINSLRDDKAQIFQRRYRDVDILLVDDIQFLERAERTQEEFFHTFNTLHNANKQIVISSDRSPKQLATLEERLRTRFEWGLLTDIQPPDLETRIAILRKKAAQERLAAPPEVLEFIASKIASNIRELEGALIRITAFASLNRQEVDTGLAEVVLRDLIPADGGPEITATQIMGATAEYFGVTIDDLCGQSRSRVLVNARQVAMYLCRELTDLSLPKIGQSFGNRDHTTVMHADKKIRQHMAERRALYNQIAELTNRIKQRAQQ; translated from the coding sequence ATCTGGGGGGAGACCACCGCTGGACTCGGCGGCGAGTCGCTCGGGGCCCAGCAGCGCGCATGGCTGCGGCTGACCCGGCCGCTCGCGCTGGTCGAGGACACCGCGATCGTCGCCGCGCCCAACCAGTTCGCCAAAGAGATGATCGAGCAGCGGCTGCGTCCGCTCATCGCCAAGGCGCTGTCCGAGCGGATCGGCCGGTCGGTCGGTGTCGCGGTGACGGTCCTGCCCGAGGACGCGCCGGTGTCGCCGGCGCCGGCCGCCGAGGCGGTCATCGCCGATGGTCCGGCCACCGACGGCTACACCTATTCAGAAGTCATCTCCACGACCAGCCGGCCGATCGCCGAGCCGCCGCCTGGACCGTCTGCTCCGGAGCCGCCGGTCGGGCGGCCGCATCTCGACGGCACCCCGGCCGCGCCCGGTCTCGGTGGTCCGGCGCCGGTCGGCAACCGCGCGCACGTCGAGCCGGCACGGCTCAACCCGAAATACATCTTCGACTCGTTCGTGATCGGCTCGAGCAACCGCTTCGCGCACGCCGCCGCCATCGCGGTCGCCGAGGCGCCGGCCAAGGCGTACAACCCGCTGTTCATCTACGGCGGTTCCGGTCTCGGCAAGACCCATCTGCTGCACGCGATCGGCCATTACGCCCAGCGGCTCGGCCACGCCAAGTCGGTCCGGTACGTGTCCACCGAGGAGTTCACCAACGAGTTCATCAACTCGTTGCGCGACGACAAGGCGCAGATCTTCCAGCGCCGCTATCGCGACGTGGACATCCTGCTGGTCGACGACATCCAGTTCCTCGAGCGCGCCGAGCGTACGCAGGAGGAGTTCTTCCACACCTTCAACACGCTGCACAACGCCAACAAGCAGATCGTGATCTCCTCCGACCGGTCGCCGAAGCAGCTGGCGACGCTGGAGGAGCGGCTGCGTACGCGCTTCGAGTGGGGCCTGCTCACCGACATCCAGCCGCCGGACCTCGAGACGCGCATCGCGATCCTGCGGAAGAAGGCCGCTCAGGAACGGCTCGCCGCGCCGCCGGAGGTGCTGGAGTTCATCGCCAGCAAGATCGCCAGCAACATCCGCGAGCTGGAAGGCGCGCTGATCCGGATCACCGCCTTCGCCAGCCTCAACCGGCAGGAGGTCGACACCGGCCTCGCCGAGGTGGTGCTGCGCGACCTCATCCCGGCCGACGGCGGACCGGAGATCACCGCGACGCAGATCATGGGGGCCACCGCCGAGTACTTCGGCGTGACGATCGACGACCTGTGTGGCCAGTCGCGCAGCCGCGTACTGGTCAACGCGCGCCAGGTCGCCATGTATCTCTGCCGCGAGCTGACCGACCTGTCGCTGCCGAAGATCGGCCAGTCGTTCGGCAACCGCGACCACACCACGGTCATGCACGCTGACAAGAAGATCCGCCAGCACATGGCCGAGCGGCGTGCGCTCTACAACCAGATCGCCGAGCTGACCAACCGCATCAAACAGCGGGCCCAGCAGTGA
- the dnaN gene encoding DNA polymerase III subunit beta has translation MKFRVEREALADAVAWTAKSLPARPPVPVLAGVLLTADADRLMVSGFDYEVSTQVGIDVSSDEAGKVLVSGRLLAEITRALPAHPVQVVVEGAKAEITCGSARFTLPTMPVEDYPTLPSMPTVAGTLNGATFANAVHQVAIAAGRDDTLPMLTGVRLELESDRVTLAATDRYRLAVRELTWHPGSSDVSTTALVPARTLSDTAKALASADEVQLALSQPETGEGIIGFAGADRRSTTRLLDAEFVKYRSLLPDSFAARATVPTATLTEVIKRVALVAERNTPIRLSFTKDELTAEAGGSDDARASETTEATYDGDEMTVAFNPAYLLDGLNAIESDTAVLSFTAPQKPAVITGADENGSDKVDYRYVLMPVRLTG, from the coding sequence ATGAAATTCCGGGTCGAGCGTGAGGCGCTCGCGGACGCGGTCGCGTGGACGGCCAAGAGCCTGCCGGCCCGACCGCCGGTTCCGGTGCTGGCCGGCGTGTTGCTGACCGCTGACGCCGACAGGCTGATGGTCTCGGGTTTCGACTACGAGGTCTCCACTCAGGTTGGCATCGACGTCTCGAGCGACGAGGCCGGCAAGGTGTTGGTGTCCGGCCGGTTGCTGGCCGAGATCACCCGCGCACTGCCCGCGCATCCGGTGCAGGTCGTCGTCGAAGGCGCCAAGGCCGAGATCACCTGCGGCAGCGCCCGGTTCACCTTGCCGACCATGCCGGTCGAGGACTATCCGACGCTGCCGTCCATGCCCACCGTCGCCGGCACGTTGAACGGCGCGACCTTCGCAAACGCGGTGCATCAGGTCGCCATCGCGGCGGGTCGCGACGACACGTTGCCGATGCTCACCGGCGTACGCCTCGAGCTGGAAAGCGACCGCGTCACGCTGGCGGCGACCGACCGCTATCGGCTGGCCGTACGCGAGCTGACCTGGCATCCGGGCTCGTCGGACGTGTCCACGACCGCGCTGGTGCCGGCGCGTACGCTCTCCGACACCGCCAAGGCGCTGGCGAGTGCCGACGAGGTGCAGCTCGCGCTTTCGCAGCCGGAGACCGGCGAGGGCATCATCGGTTTCGCCGGTGCCGATCGCCGCTCGACGACCCGCCTGCTCGACGCGGAGTTCGTGAAATACCGCTCGTTGCTGCCGGACAGCTTCGCGGCTCGAGCGACCGTCCCGACCGCCACGCTGACCGAGGTGATCAAGCGCGTGGCGCTGGTCGCCGAGCGCAACACGCCGATCCGCCTGTCGTTCACCAAGGACGAGCTGACCGCGGAGGCCGGTGGCAGCGACGACGCGCGCGCGTCGGAGACCACGGAGGCCACATACGACGGCGACGAGATGACCGTCGCGTTCAACCCGGCGTATCTGCTCGACGGCCTCAACGCGATCGAGTCCGACACGGCCGTGTTGTCGTTCACCGCGCCACAGAAACCTGCGGTCATCACCGGCGCGGACGAGAATGGGTCCGACAAGGTCGACTACCGCTACGTGTTGATGCCGGTGCGCCTGACCGGCTGA
- the gnd gene encoding phosphogluconate dehydrogenase (NAD(+)-dependent, decarboxylating), which yields MQLGMIGLGRMGGNMAARLKKAGHTVIGYDRDPKVSDTESLADLVGKLEAPRAIWVMVPAGKITAGVIDELGSLLSAGDVVIDGGNSKWLDDAKHAEQLAANGIEFVDCGVSGGVWGQQYGYGLMAGGDAKNVERLMPIFDALRPEGPREEGFVHAGGVGAGHYAKMVHNGIEYGLMQAYAEGFELLEASSVTTDNVPKIFKAWTRGTVVRSWLLDLMVRALESDDDLSEIKGYADDSGEGRWTVEQAIENAVPMPVISAALFARFSSRQPDSPAMKAVAALRNQFGGHAILPESGG from the coding sequence ATGCAGCTCGGCATGATCGGTCTCGGCCGGATGGGTGGCAACATGGCCGCCCGGCTGAAGAAGGCGGGCCACACCGTCATCGGCTATGACCGCGACCCGAAGGTGTCCGACACCGAGAGCCTCGCGGACCTGGTCGGCAAGCTCGAGGCGCCTCGAGCGATCTGGGTGATGGTGCCGGCCGGCAAGATCACCGCCGGCGTGATCGACGAGCTGGGCAGCTTGCTGTCCGCCGGCGACGTGGTGATCGACGGCGGCAACTCCAAGTGGCTCGATGACGCCAAACATGCCGAGCAGTTGGCCGCCAACGGCATCGAGTTCGTGGACTGTGGTGTGTCCGGCGGCGTGTGGGGCCAGCAGTACGGCTATGGCCTGATGGCCGGCGGTGACGCGAAAAACGTCGAGCGGCTGATGCCGATCTTCGACGCGCTGCGGCCGGAAGGCCCGCGTGAGGAGGGCTTCGTCCACGCGGGCGGCGTCGGTGCCGGTCATTACGCGAAGATGGTGCACAACGGCATCGAATATGGCCTGATGCAGGCATACGCGGAAGGCTTCGAGCTGCTCGAGGCGTCGTCGGTGACCACCGACAACGTGCCGAAGATCTTCAAGGCGTGGACCCGCGGCACGGTCGTACGCTCGTGGCTGCTCGACCTGATGGTGCGCGCGCTCGAGTCCGACGACGATCTTTCCGAGATCAAGGGCTATGCCGACGACTCCGGCGAGGGCCGGTGGACGGTCGAGCAGGCGATCGAAAACGCCGTACCGATGCCGGTCATCTCCGCCGCGCTGTTCGCGCGTTTTTCCTCCAGGCAGCCCGATTCTCCGGCGATGAAGGCGGTCGCCGCGCTGCGCAACCAGTTTGGCGGACACGCCATCCTGCCGGAGAGCGGCGGCTGA